In Columba livia isolate bColLiv1 breed racing homer chromosome 28, bColLiv1.pat.W.v2, whole genome shotgun sequence, the genomic stretch GAAAGGGGGGCCGGAGGGGTCGGGTTTGGCACACAACGCACTGTACAGCCCTTCTGGGACATCCCGGTGCTCCGGCGCTGCGGGTGCCTGCGGACAGAGGAGCCCGCAGCAGTGACGGCGTTTGGGGGCTCCCCGCCtggacccccccagccccgggacCCTTTGGGGAGCAGCCCCACCGCACCTGTGGGCCTATGTCACCTCCTCGGCCGTGTCCTCTGGCGCTCGGCTGATCTGCTCATAGACGGTGCTGACCGGCGCTTTCTGCGGCGAGCTCTGCTCCCCGTTAGTTTTGGGGTGACCGGGGCCCTGCAGCAGAAATCGggggggtgctgagggacccaCCAGCCCCGGGGAGACCCCAGCACTGAGCCCAGCCTGACCCAGGGCTGGCAGGTGCCTGGAGTGACTCATGGGGCTGGGACACCGGTATGGCCGGGACCCCGACCCTCAGTACAGCCAGGACCCCCAGTATGGCCAGGACCCCCAGTATGGTCAGGACTGCAGCATGGGTGGGACCCTCAGCATGGCCGGGACCCCCAGTATGGCCGGGACTGCAGCATGGGTGGCGCCCTGGTCATGACTAGGACCCCCAGTATGGCCGGGACCCCCAGTATGGCCGGGACTGCAGCATGGGTGGGACCCTCAGCATGACCAGGACCCCCAGTATGACTGGGACCCCCAGTATGGCCAGGACCCCCAGTATGGCTGGACTGCAGTGTGGCTGGGACCCCCGCCACCACCAGGACCCCTGGTGTGTCTGGGACCCCCATGTTTGCAATGATCCCGGTGTGGCCATGACCCCAACACAACTGGGCCCCCCAGTGTGGCCAGGACCCCAATGTGGCTGGGGCCCCCATGATGCCGCGATCCCAGTGTTACTTTGACCCCAGTGTGGCCGGGCCCCCCAGTGTTGTCAGGACCCCCAATGTGGCTGAGCCCCCCAGTGTGGCCATGACATTGGTGTCACCAAGACCCTCAGTGTCACCAGGCCCCTGGCACAGCTATGACCACCATGTGACTGGGACCCTCAGTGTGACTGGGACCCCCAGTATGGCTGGGACCCCCATGATGCTATGACTTCCATGTGGCTGAGACCCCCAGTGTGGCTGGGACCCGCAGTGTGGCCATGACATTGGTGTCGCCAAGACCCCAGCGTGACCCTGACATGGCTATGACCACCATGTGACTGGGACCCCCAGTGTGACTGGGAACCCCAGTATGGCTGGGACCCCCATGATGCTATGACTTCCATGTGGCTGGGACCCCCAGTGTGTCTGGGACCCCCAGCGTTGTGGCCACATCCTTGTGGTGTCACCAAGACCCTCAACATGACAAGGCCCCCGACACGGCTGTGACCTCTGTGTGGCCGAGACCCCCAGGGTTGTCAGGACCCCACTGTGGCTGTGACCCCCGTGCGGCTCGGCTCCCAGTGTGGCCgggacccccagcccagcccccccGGGGCCTCACCTGGTCATTACCTTCCGGGGGGCTCCTGCGCACGATCTCGGTGTACTGGGGCTCGGAGGGGCTCTCCTCGGCGGGCACTGTGGGGGTGGCAGCTGCATGGGAACAGGGGGTCAGGAAGGGCTGGGAACCCCCCCCTAGCATTCCACATCCCCCACGAGCGCCGGCGCGTTCACCGACCTGGGTCTGCCGCCTTCTCGCTGTTCACGCGCCAGCACCAGAATGCGCCCCCCAGGCTCACCGCCAGCAGGATGAGGGTCAGGACGATGTACCCCGACTTGGAGAAGGCCGTTTGTCCCCCTGGGGGGTGCAGAGAGAGGCACTGAGTGGCGCCAACCCCCCCGCAAGGGCTGAGCCCACCCTGCGCCCAGGCTGCTGTGGGACCCCTGAGCATCCTCGGGGTGGGGGTCTCACCTCCGCTCTGGCAGATGGTTTGCAGGTCGAACAGGACGACCTTGTGGTCGGCGGGGTTGCTGACGGTGCAGGCGTAGGTGCCGttggcggcggcgggcggcagcgCCAGCCGCAGGGTGGTCCCGTCCGGGGACAGCTGGTGGCGGTCGGAGGGCAGCTCGCGGGTGACGTTGTCCCTCTTCCAGGTGACGTTGACGGCGCCCTTGCCGGCGCCCTGGCACTGCAGCGTCAGGTTGCACCACTCCAGGGTGCTGGCCAGGAGCTGGCTGCGGGTCCGGGGGCTCGGCACCGACTCTGCGCCCAACACGGGTGCAGATCAGAGCGGGGTGGTGGGGATTCCTCACCGCCATCCCCGCCGTCACACTTGTCCCCagttggggacaccctggggacccccGAGGTGGCAGCATTTGGCTTTTTGCAGAGCTGCGGGGCCGCAAAGCTCGGGGTCTAACACAACCCTGGTAACCCCCGCATtgctccgtgcctcagtttccccgccTATCGAGGCCCCAGCTCTGGCGCTTGGGGGGGTTTCTATTTTCACCCTGCCAAACCTCAGCGTGCGGCCGCTCACCGTAGACAGAGAGGTTGAAGGTCTGGTCCTCCACCAGCGCCGGGTGCAGTTTGATCCGCGCCCCGTACACCCCGCTGTCGCCCCGCTCCAGGGCCCTGATCTTGAGCGCCGTCGCGTTGAACATCTCCAGCCGCTGCTTAAACCGGTCGTTGGGATCGGGGCGCTCGAAGCCGCCGGGGCCAAACTCGGCCACTTGAATCATGGCACCGGCACCGGCTGAAAAGCTCCACTCGATCTCCTTCACCGTCTTGTTGGGGGGCAGAGCCGGCGAGAGCAGCACGGACCCCCCCAGGACACCGTTCACCTGCCGGGGTGGTGCCCGTGCTTGGCCAAAGAGAAGCTCTGCAGACAAGGCAGAAAGTCACCGGGTGCTTGGGGACAAGGTGGGGACAACAGGGACAAGATGGGGACAGAAGGACCCCAAGGGatgggttgttttttggggagggaagAATCAGCATCCCCTGCCCTGCCGCAGCCGCCGGGTCTCCTCTTGTTGCCAGGAACACGGGTGTACCCCCGGAAGACCCCGGATGGTGCCGGAGTGGCCTCCTGCTCCATCGGGAAGGGAAAGGCTCTGGGTTCGGCTACTGGTTTCTAAAAGCCAAGTCCAACGTCTACTGGTTCAGATGCGGGCGCCCCATCTGAACGCTGCGCCGGGCGCTCACCCGCACAACGCTCCAGCAGCGCCTGGGAGGAATTCCCAGCCGGCACCTGCAAAACCTCATTGTCCGCCTTAAAACGCCCCTCGGCACAGATGCCTACGAAAGATGGACAAGGTTAAGGCCACAGGGGCGGCTGCGGGGGTCACTGTGGCTGTGGGGGTCACTGTGGCTGTGGGGGGTCCCTGTGGCTGCGGGGGTCCCTGTGGCTGCGGGGGTCCTTGCGGCTGCGGGGGTCCCTGTGGCTGTGGGGGTCCCTGTGGCTGTGGGGGTCCTTGCGGCTGTGGGGGTCCCTGTGGCTGTGGGGGTCCTTGCGGCTGTGGGGGTCCTTGCGGCTGTGGGGGTCCCTGTGGCTGTGGGGGTCCTTGCGGCTGTGGGGGTCCTTGCGGCTGTGGGGGTCCCTGTGGCTGCGGGGGTCCTTGCGGCTGCGGGGGTCCCTGCGGCTGTGGCGGTCCCTGTGGCTGTGGGGGTCCTTGCGGCTGTGGGGGTCCCTGTGGCTGCGGGGGTCCTTGCGGCTGCGGGGGTCCCTGTGGCTGCGGGGGTCCTTGTGGCTGTGGAGGTCCCTGTGGCTGCGGGGGTCCCTGTGGCTGCGGGGGTCCTTGCGGCTGTGGGGGTCCCTGTGGCTGCGGGGGTCCCTGTGGCTGTGGAGGTCCTTGTGGCTGTGGAGGTCCCTGTGGCTGCGGGGGTCCTTGTGGCTGTGGAGGTCCCTGTGGCTGCGGGGGTCCCTGTGGCTGCGGGGGTCCTTGCGGCTGTGGGGGTCCTTGCGGCTGTGGGGGTCCCTGTGGCTGTGGAGGTCCTTGTGGCTGTGGAGGTCCTTGTGGCTGTGGAGGTCCCTGTGGCTGCGGGGGTCCCTGTGGCTGTGGGGGTCCCTGCGGCTGCGGGGGTCCCTGTGGCTGTGGAGGTCCTTGTGGCTGTGGAGGTCCCTGTGGCTGCGGGGGTCCCTGTGGCTGCGGGGGTCCTTGCGGCTGTGGGGGTCCTTGTGGCTGTGGAGGT encodes the following:
- the LOC110364544 gene encoding SLAM family member 5-like; translation: MEGEWASRGARLPALLLALLGLGPELLFGQARAPPRQVNGVLGGSVLLSPALPPNKTVKEIEWSFSAGAGAMIQVAEFGPGGFERPDPNDRFKQRLEMFNATALKIRALERGDSGVYGARIKLHPALVEDQTFNLSVYESVPSPRTRSQLLASTLEWCNLTLQCQGAGKGAVNVTWKRDNVTRELPSDRHQLSPDGTTLRLALPPAAANGTYACTVSNPADHKVVLFDLQTICQSGGGQTAFSKSGYIVLTLILLAVSLGGAFWCWRVNSEKAADPAATPTVPAEESPSEPQYTEIVRRSPPEGNDQGPGHPKTNGEQSSPQKAPVSTVYEQISRAPEDTAEEVT